A genomic stretch from Bordetella sp. N includes:
- the tssC gene encoding type VI secretion system contractile sheath large subunit, translated as MSNAAAQSSANAAAGEEIGLLDQIVEQSRVAKSSAEHDRAKDLIGELAREVMKGTVVVSDNLSAMLDARVAELDRLISAQLSEVMHAPEFQKLESTWRGLHYLCTESQTGTMLKIKVLNVTKRDLVRDFQTAIDFDQSLMFKKVYEEEFGTFGGSPFGALLGNFEMTRQPEDMYFIEQMSHVAAAAHAPFIASASPELLGLDSFADLGKPRDLAKVFDTVEYTKWRSFRDSEDSRYVGLTMPRFLGRLPYDPKEGTSVEGFNFVEEVDGTDHSKYLWCNAVWAFGARLTSAFSDFGWCAAIRGVEGGGLVENLPTHTFKTDDGEVALKCPTEIAITDRREKELSDLGLIPLVHCKNSDYAAFFGAQSVQKPKKYNTDSANANAVLSAQLQYIFSVSRVAHYLKAMMRDKIGSFASPQSVESFLNRWVSQYVLLDDNATQEQKAQFPLREASIQVAEVPGRPGVFRAVAFLRPHFQLDELSISLRLVAELPSQAQKS; from the coding sequence ATGAGTAATGCTGCCGCTCAATCTTCCGCCAACGCAGCCGCCGGCGAAGAAATCGGCCTGCTCGACCAGATCGTCGAGCAAAGCCGCGTCGCCAAGTCCAGCGCCGAGCACGACCGCGCCAAGGACCTGATCGGCGAACTGGCCCGTGAAGTGATGAAGGGCACCGTTGTGGTGTCCGACAATCTGTCGGCCATGCTCGACGCGCGCGTTGCCGAACTGGACCGCCTGATCTCCGCGCAGCTCAGCGAAGTGATGCACGCCCCTGAATTCCAGAAGCTGGAAAGCACCTGGCGCGGCCTGCACTATCTGTGCACGGAAAGCCAGACGGGCACCATGCTCAAGATCAAGGTGCTCAACGTCACCAAGCGCGACCTGGTGCGCGACTTCCAGACCGCCATCGATTTCGACCAGAGCCTGATGTTCAAGAAGGTGTACGAAGAAGAATTCGGCACCTTCGGCGGTTCGCCTTTCGGCGCGCTGCTGGGCAACTTCGAAATGACGCGCCAGCCCGAGGACATGTACTTCATCGAACAGATGTCGCACGTGGCCGCCGCTGCGCATGCGCCCTTCATCGCGTCGGCGTCGCCCGAGCTGCTGGGCCTGGACAGCTTCGCCGACCTGGGCAAGCCGCGCGATCTGGCCAAGGTGTTCGACACCGTCGAATACACCAAGTGGCGCAGCTTCCGCGATTCCGAGGACTCGCGCTACGTCGGCCTGACCATGCCGCGCTTTCTGGGCCGCCTGCCTTACGATCCCAAGGAAGGCACGTCGGTCGAAGGCTTCAATTTCGTCGAGGAAGTCGACGGCACCGACCACTCCAAGTATCTGTGGTGCAACGCGGTCTGGGCATTCGGCGCGCGCCTGACGTCGGCCTTCTCGGACTTCGGCTGGTGCGCGGCCATCCGCGGCGTCGAAGGCGGTGGCCTGGTGGAAAACCTGCCCACGCATACCTTCAAGACCGATGATGGCGAAGTGGCGCTCAAGTGTCCGACCGAGATCGCCATCACCGACCGGCGTGAAAAAGAACTGAGCGACCTGGGTCTGATCCCCCTGGTGCATTGCAAGAATTCCGACTATGCCGCCTTCTTCGGCGCGCAATCGGTGCAGAAGCCGAAGAAATACAACACGGACAGCGCCAACGCCAATGCCGTGCTGTCGGCGCAACTGCAATACATCTTCTCGGTATCGCGCGTCGCGCATTACCTGAAGGCCATGATGCGCGACAAGATCGGTAGTTTTGCGTCGCCGCAATCGGTCGAAAGTTTTCTGAACCGCTGGGTGTCGCAATACGTCTTGCTCGACGACAACGCCACCCAGGAGCAGAAAGCGCAGTTCCCGCTGCGCGAAGCATCCATCCAGGTCGCCGAAGTTCCAGGCCGCCCGGGTGTGTTCCGTGCCGTGGCGTTCTTGCGTCCGCACTTCCAACTGGACGAACTGTCCATTTCTCTGCGGTTGGTGGCCGAGCTGCCGTCGCAAGCGCAGAAATCCTGA
- the tssB gene encoding type VI secretion system contractile sheath small subunit, with product MAKKESMQKRLQKVRPPRVQLTYDVEKGDAIEKKELPFVVGVVGDFSAQSEAELPRLKDRKFVNVDVDNFDDVMRGLEPRAAYRVKNELTDEGGTFGVDLKFRSIEDFRPEAVVQQVEPLQKLLEIRTKLADLRNKLAGNDKLEDLLGEVLTSTEKLQQLTNEAADKGDKHE from the coding sequence ATGGCCAAGAAAGAAAGCATGCAGAAGCGGTTGCAGAAAGTGCGTCCGCCCCGCGTCCAGCTGACCTATGACGTTGAGAAAGGCGATGCCATCGAGAAGAAGGAATTGCCCTTCGTGGTCGGTGTCGTCGGCGACTTCAGCGCCCAGTCCGAAGCCGAATTGCCGCGCTTGAAGGACCGCAAGTTCGTCAATGTCGACGTCGATAACTTCGACGACGTCATGCGTGGCCTGGAGCCGCGCGCCGCTTACCGCGTCAAGAACGAGTTGACCGACGAAGGCGGCACGTTCGGCGTCGATCTGAAGTTCCGCTCCATCGAGGACTTTCGTCCCGAAGCCGTGGTGCAGCAGGTCGAGCCGCTGCAGAAGCTGCTGGAGATCCGCACCAAGCTGGCCGACCTGCGCAACAAGCTGGCCGGCAACGACAAGCTGGAAGATCTGCTGGGCGAAGTGCTGACCAGTACCGAAAAGCTGCAGCAGTTGACGAACGAAGCTGCTGACAAGGGGGACAAGCATGAGTAA
- the tssJ gene encoding type VI secretion system lipoprotein TssJ: protein MLKRIHFWRALAWVCIGLGTPVLAGCAAAGAVGAVASATGSLLEAAGLKKPDNAPTDVKLSIQAGQNLNISNGQAMAVVTKIYYLKNSDSFKQAPMSSLIDEKQEKDRLGDSVLAKRELTLMPGQVYQNTEQVPKDAVAIGVVAFFFAPAPYRWKYVFDIKDAKDTGIVLGAHACALTVATGKVSPPLGAPAFDASRLGSLQCPV from the coding sequence ATGCTTAAACGTATCCATTTCTGGCGCGCCCTCGCTTGGGTCTGTATCGGGCTGGGAACCCCTGTCCTAGCGGGTTGCGCGGCGGCTGGCGCCGTCGGCGCGGTGGCGAGCGCGACCGGGTCCTTGCTCGAAGCCGCGGGCCTGAAAAAGCCGGATAACGCGCCTACGGATGTGAAACTTTCCATCCAGGCCGGACAAAATTTAAATATAAGTAACGGACAAGCGATGGCTGTCGTTACGAAGATTTACTACCTGAAGAATTCCGACTCTTTCAAGCAAGCACCGATGTCATCCCTTATCGATGAGAAACAAGAAAAGGACCGTTTAGGTGACAGCGTGCTGGCAAAACGCGAGCTGACCCTGATGCCGGGGCAGGTGTATCAGAACACCGAGCAGGTTCCGAAGGACGCGGTCGCCATCGGCGTGGTCGCATTCTTCTTCGCGCCGGCGCCCTATCGCTGGAAATATGTGTTCGATATCAAGGACGCGAAGGACACCGGCATCGTGTTGGGCGCGCATGCATGCGCACTGACCGTCGCCACCGGCAAAGTGTCGCCGCCCTTGGGCGCGCCGGCCTTCGATGCCTCGCGGCTGGGCTCGCTGCAATGCCCGGTCTGA
- the tssK gene encoding type VI secretion system baseplate subunit TssK, translated as MSQSAKILWGEGLFLRPQHFQRQDAYHEARLAQTARALHPYSWGLRNVQFDAAALANGMLHATELAAIFPDGEIYSAPDADALPPPVSMNSLDGAAEAIFYLAMHPLKAVGGNCAAPQDNDFDARYQRGDQASPDLYTNASTADLTYLRKNVRLVSEFDPRDQLLAIPVARVRRNASSGYELDHEFIAPSVSVDACAALHDRLRRLLDALEAKVSTLYGLHREPSKNVIEFRSGDVASFWLLHTANEAHAALAHLYHHPGLHPERLFQELLRLAGALMTFSKEFALADLPQYRHDNPGPGFARLDGILRDLLDTVISTRYFSIALEEVRPSFHTGRLDSGKVDDKTSFYLAVSAATPAAELADTVPLRFKVGAPDDAEKLVLSAMPGVQLVYTPQVPAAIPVKPGACYFALQTRGALYERMLQAQSIAIYAPAGIPELKLDLIAVAH; from the coding sequence GTGAGTCAGTCAGCCAAGATACTTTGGGGCGAAGGCCTGTTCCTTCGACCGCAGCATTTCCAGCGCCAGGACGCTTATCATGAGGCCCGCCTCGCGCAGACCGCGCGCGCCTTGCATCCCTACTCCTGGGGCCTGCGCAACGTGCAGTTCGATGCCGCGGCCCTGGCCAACGGCATGTTGCACGCGACGGAACTAGCGGCGATTTTCCCCGACGGTGAAATCTATTCGGCGCCCGACGCGGACGCCCTGCCGCCGCCGGTGTCGATGAACAGCCTGGACGGCGCCGCCGAAGCCATTTTCTATCTGGCCATGCACCCGCTCAAGGCCGTCGGCGGCAACTGCGCCGCGCCGCAGGACAATGATTTCGACGCGCGCTACCAGCGTGGCGACCAGGCATCGCCGGATCTCTATACCAACGCCAGCACGGCGGACCTCACCTACCTGCGCAAGAACGTCAGGCTGGTATCGGAATTCGACCCGCGCGACCAGCTGCTGGCCATCCCGGTGGCGCGTGTGCGCCGCAACGCCAGCTCGGGCTACGAGCTGGATCACGAGTTCATCGCCCCCAGCGTGTCCGTCGACGCGTGCGCCGCGCTGCATGACCGGCTGCGCCGGCTGCTCGACGCCCTCGAAGCCAAGGTCAGCACGCTGTATGGGCTGCACCGGGAGCCGTCGAAGAACGTCATCGAGTTCCGCTCCGGCGACGTCGCGTCGTTCTGGCTGCTGCATACGGCGAATGAGGCCCATGCGGCGCTGGCGCACCTGTATCACCACCCGGGCCTGCATCCCGAGCGTCTGTTCCAGGAGCTGCTTCGCCTGGCGGGCGCCTTGATGACCTTCTCCAAGGAATTCGCGCTGGCCGACCTGCCGCAGTATCGGCATGACAACCCCGGCCCCGGCTTCGCACGGCTGGACGGCATCCTGCGCGATCTGCTCGACACCGTCATCTCCACGCGTTACTTCTCCATCGCCCTGGAAGAAGTGCGGCCGTCCTTCCATACCGGCCGCCTGGACTCCGGCAAGGTCGACGACAAGACCAGCTTCTACCTGGCCGTGTCGGCCGCCACGCCGGCCGCGGAACTGGCCGACACGGTGCCGCTGCGCTTCAAGGTGGGCGCGCCCGACGACGCCGAGAAGCTGGTGCTGTCGGCCATGCCGGGTGTGCAGCTGGTCTACACGCCGCAAGTGCCCGCGGCTATCCCGGTCAAGCCGGGTGCCTGCTATTTCGCCTTGCAGACGCGCGGCGCGCTCTACGAGCGCATGTTGCAGGCGCAGAGCATCGCCATCTACGCCCCGGCCGGCATCCCTGAATTGAAGCTGGACCTGATTGCCGTCGCCCACTGA
- the icmH gene encoding type IVB secretion system protein IcmH/DotU, with the protein MTDNTPSLMSGGPQQLPPRAAEFMATSTNKSLMDMLYDGFLMLFLLKSGQEPKDAASFSARVQQFLAEFERAAKKQDLPAEDIYATKYAFCAAVDETVLNSRFSIRDSWMLQPLQLTLFGEQLAGENFFNRLEDLRAQGGRRLQSLEVYYMCLLLGFQGKYLIEGQEKLGYLTARLGDEIALLRGKRSGFAPHWAIPDKIAHAIKRDVPLWTVGATFALMGLLAYFGLNHQLNNDMQTAMASYHDVVKLGPRVAHLTISLP; encoded by the coding sequence ATGACCGATAACACGCCTTCCCTGATGTCCGGTGGCCCGCAACAGCTGCCACCGCGCGCCGCCGAGTTCATGGCGACGTCGACGAACAAATCGCTGATGGATATGCTTTACGACGGTTTCCTCATGCTGTTCCTGCTCAAGAGCGGGCAGGAACCCAAGGACGCCGCATCGTTCTCCGCGCGCGTGCAGCAGTTCCTGGCGGAGTTCGAACGCGCCGCCAAGAAGCAGGACCTGCCCGCCGAAGACATCTACGCCACCAAATACGCTTTCTGCGCGGCGGTGGACGAAACGGTGTTGAACTCCCGTTTCTCCATCCGCGACAGCTGGATGCTGCAACCGCTGCAACTGACGCTGTTCGGCGAGCAGCTGGCCGGCGAGAACTTCTTCAATCGCCTGGAGGACCTGCGCGCGCAGGGCGGACGCCGCCTGCAATCCCTGGAGGTCTATTACATGTGCCTGCTGCTGGGCTTCCAGGGCAAGTACCTGATCGAAGGCCAGGAGAAGCTGGGTTATCTCACCGCCCGCCTGGGCGATGAAATCGCCTTGCTGCGCGGCAAGCGCTCCGGCTTCGCGCCGCATTGGGCCATCCCCGACAAGATCGCCCATGCCATCAAGCGCGACGTGCCCTTGTGGACCGTGGGCGCCACCTTTGCCCTTATGGGCCTGCTGGCGTATTTCGGTTTGAACCACCAGCTGAACAATGACATGCAGACCGCCATGGCGTCCTATCACGACGTGGTGAAGCTGGGGCCCCGCGTGGCCCATCTGACCATTTCGCTGCCCTGA
- a CDS encoding type VI secretion system Vgr family protein, with product MDTALAYATLNTALLTQDTRLLRATTPLGDALVAERCVVDEGVSRLFSVTLDCLSTSTQLDVTPMLGREISIDLLLADRSSRRWHMMVTGIDNLGADGGLARYRIHARPWLQALAWRRDSFIFQDKTSIDILTEIFADYPLSSYAFEVTATPPKRAVRTQYRESDLEFVQRILAEDGLAFRFVHQQGDGDDSDSAAARHQLVVFDAGATLPASAASPIRFHRSDATETSDTITRFHSALTVQSNTVTRSAWDDKTLQAHAAQLASSEDAGKLPTLEDYDYDGHGRYADGDDANRVAVLRLRALEARQVRYEGSGTVRQLSPGDTFEMTGHDRYDGQGGDGAGQAIDELGHEYTVLRVIHEVANNLGSQAATLVGSTDLERGRYLNRFDAQPRAAAVLPVWRTRPTAPEAVIAQVVAGDEAPIASGRDLRVKVQFPWQRGERPLAGGLAHRSHGDERGNAPGSAASGTWLRVATGQAGPNWGGHHIPRAGTEVIVEFLDGDIDQPVVSAQLYNDSDLPPYSAGIDGGANHGGVLSGWHSQALDGSGHNQWLFDDTSGQLRMQMATSTAASQLNLGHLVAQAPADGTRGAWRGSGFELRSDAWTVLRSGQGMLLSSAADAQATATLATPNTLQRLRQAQNIAQRLDSTAVQRKAQALRANEGFEDAIKAVDPEQEGKLPASVNGQDANKASMESRDGTDPVDGIADARVVLDAPLSLNLATPASAVLHATGDVHASAQEDVHVSARNTFAVVAGQAAGIYADQDGIRAIAAQAPVSLRAHTDALELLAAQGVTITSTEAAIDVLAKESVTLVAGGASVTLQGSDIIFKMPGMFSVKGASHSFDGPASDAAQLPQLPSARTGTYTQQVVYNDALGEKFEDMPFTVQHKPEADTWMGDTPLAGSTERVHTEESQPLEYSLRYAKFKFGDEAA from the coding sequence ATGGACACCGCCCTCGCCTACGCCACCTTGAACACGGCCCTGTTGACGCAGGACACCCGCCTGCTGCGGGCCACCACGCCGCTCGGCGACGCACTGGTCGCCGAGCGCTGCGTCGTGGATGAAGGCGTTTCGCGCCTGTTCAGCGTGACTTTGGATTGCCTGTCGACGTCGACGCAACTGGACGTGACGCCCATGCTGGGGCGGGAGATCAGCATCGACCTTCTGCTGGCCGATCGGTCCAGCCGCCGCTGGCACATGATGGTCACAGGCATCGACAACCTCGGCGCGGACGGCGGCCTGGCGCGTTACCGCATCCACGCAAGGCCGTGGCTGCAAGCGCTGGCCTGGCGCCGGGACAGCTTCATCTTCCAGGACAAGACGTCGATCGACATCCTGACGGAGATCTTCGCGGACTATCCGCTGTCGTCCTATGCCTTCGAAGTGACGGCGACGCCGCCCAAGCGCGCGGTGCGCACGCAGTACCGGGAGTCGGACCTGGAGTTCGTGCAGCGCATCCTGGCCGAGGACGGTCTGGCCTTCCGTTTCGTGCATCAGCAAGGCGATGGCGACGACTCGGATTCCGCCGCGGCCCGCCATCAGCTGGTGGTGTTCGATGCGGGTGCGACCCTGCCCGCCAGCGCGGCTTCGCCGATACGTTTCCATCGCAGCGACGCCACTGAGACCAGCGACACGATCACCCGTTTCCATTCCGCCCTGACGGTGCAATCCAATACCGTGACGCGCAGCGCCTGGGACGACAAGACCCTGCAGGCGCACGCGGCGCAGCTGGCGTCCAGCGAGGATGCCGGCAAGCTGCCCACTTTGGAAGACTACGATTACGACGGCCACGGCCGCTATGCCGACGGCGACGACGCCAATCGCGTGGCCGTGCTGCGCCTGCGCGCGCTGGAAGCCCGCCAGGTGCGTTATGAAGGCAGCGGCACGGTGCGGCAGCTGAGTCCCGGCGATACCTTCGAGATGACCGGCCATGACCGTTACGACGGCCAGGGCGGCGATGGCGCCGGTCAGGCCATCGACGAGCTGGGCCATGAATACACCGTGCTGCGCGTCATCCATGAGGTGGCGAACAACCTGGGCAGCCAGGCCGCGACCCTGGTCGGTTCGACCGACCTGGAGCGCGGCCGCTATCTGAACCGTTTCGACGCCCAGCCGCGCGCGGCGGCCGTGCTGCCGGTCTGGCGCACGCGTCCGACCGCGCCGGAGGCCGTCATCGCCCAGGTGGTGGCTGGCGACGAGGCGCCGATTGCGTCCGGCCGCGACCTGCGCGTCAAAGTGCAATTCCCCTGGCAGCGCGGCGAACGGCCATTGGCCGGCGGCCTGGCGCATCGCAGCCATGGCGATGAGCGCGGCAACGCGCCGGGCAGCGCTGCAAGCGGCACCTGGTTGCGCGTGGCCACCGGACAGGCGGGCCCGAACTGGGGCGGCCATCATATTCCCCGTGCGGGCACCGAAGTCATCGTTGAGTTCCTCGATGGCGATATCGACCAGCCCGTCGTCTCGGCGCAGCTTTATAACGACAGCGACCTGCCGCCCTACTCGGCCGGCATCGACGGCGGCGCCAACCATGGCGGCGTCCTCAGCGGCTGGCACAGCCAGGCCCTGGACGGGTCCGGCCATAACCAGTGGCTGTTCGACGACACCAGCGGCCAGTTGCGCATGCAGATGGCCACGTCCACCGCGGCCAGCCAGCTGAACCTGGGCCACCTGGTGGCCCAGGCCCCCGCCGACGGCACGCGCGGCGCCTGGCGCGGCAGCGGCTTCGAACTGCGCAGTGACGCATGGACCGTGTTGCGGTCAGGTCAGGGCATGCTGTTGTCGTCGGCGGCCGATGCGCAGGCGACGGCGACCTTGGCCACGCCGAATACGCTGCAACGCCTGCGCCAGGCGCAGAACATCGCGCAGCGGCTGGACTCCACCGCCGTGCAACGGAAGGCCCAGGCTTTGCGTGCGAACGAAGGTTTCGAAGACGCCATCAAGGCGGTCGACCCCGAGCAGGAAGGCAAGCTGCCCGCCTCGGTCAACGGCCAGGACGCCAACAAGGCCAGCATGGAAAGCCGCGACGGCACGGACCCGGTGGACGGCATCGCCGACGCCCGCGTCGTGCTGGATGCGCCCTTGTCCTTGAACCTTGCCACGCCGGCGTCGGCGGTGCTGCATGCGACCGGCGACGTCCACGCGTCGGCGCAGGAGGACGTGCACGTGTCGGCGCGCAATACTTTCGCCGTGGTGGCGGGACAGGCAGCGGGTATCTATGCCGACCAGGACGGCATACGGGCCATCGCGGCACAGGCGCCGGTGTCCCTGCGGGCGCATACGGACGCGCTGGAGCTGCTGGCCGCCCAGGGGGTGACCATCACCTCCACCGAGGCGGCCATCGACGTACTGGCCAAGGAAAGCGTGACTCTCGTTGCCGGCGGCGCCAGCGTGACCTTGCAGGGCAGCGACATCATTTTCAAGATGCCGGGCATGTTCTCCGTGAAAGGGGCGAGCCACAGTTTCGACGGCCCGGCGTCCGACGCCGCGCAGCTGCCGCAACTACCCAGCGCGCGCACCGGCACGTATACGCAACAGGTGGTCTACAACGACGCCCTGGGCGAGAAATTCGAGGACATGCCGTTCACGGTGCAACACAAGCCGGAAGCGGACACCTGGATGGGCGACACGCCCCTGGCCGGGTCGACGGAGCGCGTCCATACGGAAGAATCGCAGCCGCTGGAGTATTCCTTGCGGTATGCGAAGTTCAAGTTTGGTGATGAGGCGGCTTGA
- a CDS encoding IclR family transcriptional regulator produces the protein MTSSDPSVSTQDDNAAVSPVERAIWILKAVAGLEDKRLTDIARHCGLHKTTALRLIGILEKEGLLRRDPDTRQYALGPEVARLGLAARELVDWRAIVRPALMHLSSRWGDTSIFSVLSNVELVCVDLQTGAYPIQANYQQVGSRRSLGAGSSGIAVLAALPEEARRAAFQRITGPLEQFPEITPAVLDERVTFAQTHGYSTLLNAVVPEMGGIAVPVRDATGWPVGALSMPSLASRILAREEEMAASLKEEAARIEQAISALAIRAR, from the coding sequence ATGACGTCATCCGACCCCAGCGTTTCCACGCAAGACGATAACGCCGCGGTCAGCCCCGTCGAGCGTGCCATCTGGATCCTGAAGGCCGTGGCGGGCCTGGAGGACAAGCGGCTGACGGACATCGCCCGTCATTGCGGCCTGCACAAGACGACCGCGCTGCGCCTGATCGGCATCCTGGAAAAAGAAGGGCTGTTGCGCCGCGATCCCGATACTCGCCAGTACGCTCTGGGTCCCGAGGTAGCCCGTCTGGGCCTGGCGGCGCGTGAACTGGTGGACTGGCGCGCCATCGTGCGGCCGGCCTTGATGCATCTGTCCAGCCGCTGGGGCGACACATCGATTTTCTCGGTGCTGTCCAATGTCGAACTGGTGTGCGTGGATCTGCAAACCGGCGCTTATCCCATCCAGGCCAATTACCAGCAGGTGGGCAGCCGCCGCAGCTTGGGCGCAGGCTCCAGCGGCATCGCCGTGCTGGCTGCCTTGCCGGAGGAGGCCCGCCGCGCGGCCTTCCAGCGTATCACCGGGCCGTTGGAACAGTTTCCCGAAATCACACCGGCCGTGCTGGACGAGCGTGTGACCTTCGCGCAAACCCACGGCTACTCCACACTGCTCAACGCGGTGGTGCCGGAAATGGGCGGCATCGCCGTGCCGGTCCGTGACGCCACCGGTTGGCCCGTGGGCGCGCTGAGCATGCCCAGCCTGGCTTCACGCATCCTCGCGCGCGAAGAGGAAATGGCGGCGTCCTTGAAGGAAGAGGCGGCCCGTATCGAACAGGCCATCTCGGCGCTGGCAATCCGGGCGCGTTAA
- a CDS encoding tripartite tricarboxylate transporter substrate binding protein → MKNAWRHVLSTALTALALSVVAAPAQSAYPDKPVRLIVPYPPGGPTDILGRMAAQYMTEKTGQTFIVENRAGASGMIGAETVARASADGYTLLVNASIHVIYPSLYKQVPIDPIKDFTPISQIALVPLVLVMSPKQPVQSVAMLVEAAKASPGRFRFASSGNGAAPHLAGEAFDLLADVKMQHIPYKGSAPALTDLIGGHVDLMFDSLPSSMPHIKNGSLKALAVTTGKRIPSLPDVPTVAEGGVKGYEITTWYGIWGPKGLPADLASQVSKMMAEMVKDPKYRERLDTLGAEPVGSTPDAFAKFQVDEERKFGDIVRQSGAKLD, encoded by the coding sequence ATGAAAAATGCTTGGAGACACGTCTTGTCCACCGCGCTGACGGCCTTGGCCCTGTCAGTCGTGGCTGCCCCCGCGCAAAGCGCCTATCCGGACAAACCGGTACGCTTGATCGTGCCGTATCCGCCGGGCGGCCCGACCGATATCCTGGGACGCATGGCCGCGCAATACATGACGGAGAAGACGGGCCAGACCTTCATCGTGGAGAACCGGGCCGGTGCCAGCGGCATGATAGGCGCGGAGACGGTCGCGCGTGCGTCCGCGGATGGCTACACCTTGCTGGTGAACGCATCCATCCATGTGATCTATCCCAGCTTGTATAAGCAGGTGCCCATCGATCCGATCAAGGACTTCACCCCCATCAGCCAGATCGCGCTGGTGCCGCTGGTGTTGGTGATGAGCCCGAAGCAGCCCGTGCAATCGGTGGCGATGCTGGTGGAAGCCGCGAAGGCCAGCCCGGGGCGCTTCCGCTTCGCCTCGTCGGGCAACGGCGCGGCGCCCCATCTTGCGGGCGAGGCATTCGACCTGCTGGCCGACGTCAAGATGCAGCACATTCCGTACAAGGGCAGCGCGCCGGCTTTGACCGACCTGATCGGTGGTCACGTCGACTTGATGTTCGATTCCCTGCCGTCCAGCATGCCGCACATCAAGAATGGCTCGCTCAAGGCCTTGGCTGTCACCACGGGGAAGCGCATTCCGTCGCTGCCTGACGTGCCCACGGTGGCCGAAGGGGGCGTCAAGGGGTATGAGATCACCACGTGGTACGGCATCTGGGGCCCTAAGGGTCTGCCTGCGGATCTGGCGAGCCAGGTCTCGAAGATGATGGCCGAGATGGTGAAAGACCCCAAGTATCGTGAACGTCTCGACACCCTGGGCGCCGAGCCGGTAGGCAGTACGCCTGACGCGTTCGCCAAGTTCCAGGTGGACGAGGAACGCAAGTTCGGCGACATCGTGCGCCAGTCCGGCGCGAAGCTGGACTAA
- a CDS encoding hydroxymethylglutaryl-CoA lyase has protein sequence MQDPASHTDVVICECFCRDGLQHETIMLPAEVKIDLVDRFSTLGFQRIEATSYSNPAVIPQFADASQVLAGIQRHHDVHYKATCPNPRAVQRALADLEAGRGATEISMLVSASESHSQRNLKRSREDQWENVREMAQLAAGRFRLVGTISVAFGCPFEHAVNPRRVIEDAIRFREYGVQYITLGDTTGMATPQTVRGLFKQLCGELPDASLIAHFHDSRGTALANCVAALEADVRYFDAAIGGVGGHPAKVQYGGGYTGNACTEDLVDLFEAMGVRTGIDVPALIEAGQHCETVLNRKLAGHVTHTGANPLR, from the coding sequence ATGCAAGACCCTGCCAGCCACACCGATGTCGTGATCTGCGAGTGCTTCTGCCGGGACGGCCTGCAGCACGAGACGATCATGCTGCCCGCCGAGGTCAAGATCGACCTCGTCGATCGCTTCTCCACGCTCGGTTTCCAGCGCATTGAAGCCACCTCGTATTCAAACCCCGCGGTGATTCCGCAGTTCGCCGATGCCAGCCAGGTGCTGGCCGGCATACAGCGCCACCATGATGTGCACTACAAGGCGACCTGCCCCAATCCCCGTGCCGTCCAGCGCGCCCTGGCCGACCTGGAAGCCGGACGCGGCGCCACCGAGATCAGCATGCTGGTGTCGGCCAGCGAGTCGCATTCGCAGCGCAACTTGAAGCGCTCGCGCGAGGACCAGTGGGAAAACGTGCGCGAGATGGCGCAGTTGGCCGCTGGCCGCTTCAGGCTGGTCGGCACCATTTCTGTGGCCTTCGGCTGCCCTTTCGAGCACGCCGTCAATCCCAGGCGTGTGATCGAGGATGCCATCCGTTTCCGCGAGTATGGCGTCCAGTACATCACCTTGGGTGATACGACCGGCATGGCCACGCCCCAGACAGTGCGCGGCCTGTTCAAACAGCTGTGCGGTGAACTGCCAGATGCCAGTTTGATCGCGCATTTCCACGACTCGCGCGGCACGGCGCTGGCCAATTGCGTCGCGGCGCTGGAAGCGGACGTTCGTTATTTCGACGCGGCCATCGGCGGCGTCGGCGGCCACCCGGCCAAAGTGCAATACGGCGGCGGCTATACCGGCAATGCCTGCACCGAAGACCTGGTGGATCTGTTCGAAGCCATGGGCGTGCGCACCGGCATAGATGTGCCCGCCTTGATCGAGGCCGGACAACACTGCGAAACGGTATTGAACCGAAAGCTGGCCGGCCATGTGACGCATACGGGCGCGAATCCGCTGCGTTGA